GCATTATCAATGGTGAAGCGAGGGGTGTATTGCTGGTTCCGTTTCTTTGCGCGAGTGTAATTCTTCAATGCTTGCGTGCCGTGCTCAATCAGTCTTGCTCGTTGCTTTTCGGTTTCACTGTCATGGAAAATCTGAACATGATGCTCCACGGCTACCATGGCAAAGTAGTCATAAAAATAATTCATGGACTGTTCCACAACTTCTTGTTCCATTCGATCGATGGCAAGCGCAGCAAGCTGTCTGGCGGCTGTCATATCAGAAGCATCCGACATATCTCTTGCCAGCTTCGCTGCCCGCTGCCGACTATCCGAGAACAGCAGGACCTTTCGCCCTTCATTAGGCAGCCGATTCGGATCTCCTGTTTTTCCGGGAACCGCAGGCTGCGCCTGGAACTGTGCCTTGATCAAATTGAAGAAGGACTGATTGCCTCTTGTACTGAAAGAGGTAAGCTGCATTTTGGACAACTCATGACGGCAATGGGGACAAGTGGCAAATGTCAGAATATCAGGACGAGCCTTTGCGGTAAAACTGCTATAATACAGTTTTCTGATGCCCGGCTTTCCTTCCAAGGAATCATCCAAAAAATCAATAAAACCGCTATACACATCCAAATAACAAGGCAAAATTTTATTCTGTCCCTGTCTTTCCGGCAGCCGATAGTCGGCAGACGGAATAAAGAGGTGTATTTCCTTGACCTCATCTTCATTCATCATACCAGGTTGATGCCAAAGATAAGTGCGTTTTCTGGCTTCAAAATCCTGTTTTAGGACAAAGCCTCTGAAGAAAATACTACCGCAGCGGCGATCATTGTACAGCTCATAAACTGTGCTTCCACATTCCTTACAGGTCAAATTGCCATCCGCAAAATAGACTTCCCCCAATGTTAAACCATTTTCTGTGCGGGAATGAGAACACTTGGGATTTGTGCAAGCATAAACACCTTTGATTCCTCGGAAGAGCATGTGCATTCTCGCCGGAAATAGCACGCTGCCACTTTCGCTTCGTGCCAAGGGTGCAATTGCAAGCATGACACTGACAGCTTGAAGGGCGTCTTCCAGATTATTGTCTGGGAAAATGGATTCTGCCAGTTCTTGTAGAGAGGCCGCTGTACCACGGCAACGTTTGAACATTTCGCAGAAAGGCACATAGTCAATCAGGTGGTCATATAGCCACTGATATGCGTCTTCGGAGGAGCTAAATGGTGCAGCACTATTTGCGATGCCTGTCCAAAAGCGATTGAGTGCCATGAGCCTCTTCGGGTTATCACCCTCAAATTCATCGGGAAGCGATTCGTTGAATTTGCTGAAAGGGATAGTGAACGCACTTCCGCTTCCAATTTCCTCTTGTTCACCAGTGAGATAACAGAACGGATGCATGTCGTCAGATGCAGTCAATTCATTTGCAAATGTCCTGACGGCCTTCCGGTCATTCTCGTTATTGTTGGGCATACTTGCGGTAGTCAATATAAATTGAACTCTACTGCGATTAATGCCCAAACGGTGGAATAAACGCCGTATGAGCAATGATACCTCGCCGCCTGCAGAACCACGATACATATGCGCTTCATCAATGACAAATAGAAGCTTATTATTCGGATCTGCATTTAGCCATGCCTGAGTATCTGACCATATTTTATGCTCTCTTGGCCGAAGAAGCATATATTCAAGCATGGAGTAGTTTGTAATCAAAATATCGGGGCAGAATTGCTGCATTTCAAAACGAGTTACCAGTTCTGCATCCTCATCGTTCGGAATATGTTTTCCGTTATAGAGTTTTTCAAGGAATTCATCAAAATTTTCTTTGGCCGGTAGTTTTCCGTCCTTAATGAGTTTCTCTAAAAAAGCTTTTTCTTCATCGTTTTCAGGATTGACCATACGGGAATATGTTGCCGCAAGTGAACGGTCCTCACTACGTCGGGGCTCCTTACCTGCATAAGGAGTTCTTCCGGTATACATGCCGAATTGAGGGCGGCGGGAATTATTTCCACATGCGGTGCGGAATATATTTATAAATCGGTGGTCTGGATCACCAATCAAACGGCGCAAACGACTAATCTGGTCAGAAACCAGGGCGTTCATAGGATACATGATAATCGTTCGGACGCCACGCATAGCCCAGCTATCCGGGCTATTTCTTGCTTCTGAAGCAAGTTTTGCCATCAAGGGCCACATAAAACATTCCGTCTTACCAGAGCCTGTACCTGTTGACACAAACAGATCCTGACCCTCAAATGCCGCTTCCAAAGCGGAAATTTGGTGACAAAAAGGTGATGGGTATACGCCAAGATTGGCATCTGATAGCGCCTTAAAATAGTCTTTCAGCCAATCAGGTAACTTGGGAGATGACTGGATTCCGTTTGTCGTACTTTTGTAAGCAGGTGATGATTCAACATACGGTTTTTGATAAAGAACACCTTCTTGATTCAGCTTATTTTGTGCAGCGGACAGCAAGATAGGCGACTTCCCAAAATATTGCGACTTTATATAGTTTTCCAGAGCTTCACGCAGTTGCAAGTGAACTCCGTTTGCACCATTGGACATAATCATTCCTCCACAAAGCAGTAACCCATTGATTCCAACTCATGTTTGAACATAGGATAGATTTGCCTTGCCATCATTCTTGTAAAGACTTGGGGCGTTTTTGATGTAAAATCATATCGCACAGGCCAGCTATAGAGTTTGAAGAAGTTTTCTTCCGAAGGTGGCAGACGATAGCCAAGTTTGATTTCTATCAGACTTCCCTTTGCCTTCGTTTTGATTTCTGGAAGTGTTCCATGTTTTTTTAGAAGTGATATTGCAATCCTTCTATATTCGCCGTGGTTGCTTGGAACATTCGAAAAATAGTCCCGCATTCTCCATTCTGGAATCGGTGTATTCAGAAATACCCCATTACTATATCGATAAAATACAAAAATTTTATTTGGCTCACCATATCTTGCAAGGGATATATGGTCATTTTTTTCGGGAATCTGTTGCCAATACCCCCATTTAAATGGAGGATCAAGCCGCAGAAACTCTGAGTTATCTGGCCATTCTATTTGTTTCCATTCGCAATGCGCCAACAGTTCTTCGAGATAGCTTTCAAACGACTGCTCCTGTAGACCAAACATTGATGATATTGTCCTGTCGGAAGTTGAAGTTTGAACGGAATAGAAACCCAATCCGCTCATAAATAACTTCAAGTCAGGTGAAATACCTCTGTGAAGAACAAGATCCCCATTTCCTCCAGTTGCAAGAGCGGCTGGGGATATTTGATAAGCGGAATGATAAAAGAACCCATTTCGCAGATAGATAGAGTATATTTCCTCAATCAAATCCGTCTTGTCATGCGGGAGGAGAAATCCAATCTTCGGATAAATGCCCTCATAAGCATCAAAAATCTGGTCAATTCTGCTTTTGAAATGCTGAATAGAAACTGAACCTCCATCCTCGGTGTGATCCCAAAGCGAAGCGAGAGCCATTTGCCCAGCAACACTATAAACGACCCGACAAACCCATTCGTTGTCATCTGACTGCGGAATATTTAATTGTCTTCCAATTGAAACAATTAGGTCGTTTATCATATCGTTCACTCTTCCTCAATATATCTTGCAACTTCAGCTTTTACCGAACTGGAGATCCCGCTCTCGCCTTCAATAACATCCTTTAAGACATCCAATCTCCCGGTAAGTACGCAGAGAGGAAGCACACCAAAGAGCAGTTCCAAGTCCTTATCTTTTGCGGGATTCTCCAAAATGCATTTTGCATCGGACAGGACACGGGTTAACTGGCCCAATAGGAGTTTGCTAAGGCCCAAACGCTTAAATGCAGATATCCGGAGAGACTGTTTTTCCTCAGAAACATATGGTTGGAACTTCTCAGTGCGTTTACTTGGCCATGTCTCGAGAGCAGGTAAACTTCCTATAAAACATTCACTCAGGACGGGGAGCATGTAATTATAAAGGCCTTTCGGCTCAATAAGCATATCCTCGACATATGGATGGGTCCAGATTATCTGCTTTTTGAGTCTTGTAAACTTCTGCGGTAATGCATCCGTCCACCCTTTTCCGAACATATTTTGAACCGACACAATAGAATCGTCAGCCTCGCTGATTCTTTCCACTATAGAAAGGTCACATTCATCTCCTAAAGTCAATTGTCCTGCTCCGTTTGCGTACATCGAAATAGACAGCACCTCAGCAATATCCTGTCCCCCAGGGCCTGCAATCAAAGTTGGCACATTGTTGATATGGGTTGCATACAGAAAAGCAGTGAGCATTGAGCAGAAGTCTGGTTCAATGCCCAACGCACATGACAAATTCTGATAGATTGCATCATATTCATTGCGCCAGCTTTCTGCGAGTTCAATATCCTCATCAGAATATTGGCCACTGGTACCGCTGTATTGCCATGAGGCAGGGGGATTCCCATACGGCAAGGTTGCATTTGACTGAGGCAGAAAAACAGAAATATCAGCAATGAATCCTGCCATATCTTTTTGCGCGTCAGCAATTTTCTGGCGCACTGCGACCAGCGTTTCTTTTCCAATCGATTCATATTGCGCTATCTCTGCAAGTAACTGATCCAGTTCACCTTGTTTTGTAGCAATTTCTGCAAGTATTTTACTGTGCTGCTTTTTTGCAATGGATATTGTTTCTTCCATTTCTGAAACTTCTGCCTCAGCTTTGGCAATTTCAGCAGCATGAGAATTATGCCATTCCACGGATACGGCTTTTTCGCATAATTCTCTTAATTCATCGTGATTCTTTGCAATTTCAGCCAACACATTAACATCGATATCGCCGACCTTAATCAGTACATCTGCTCGATTAACAAAATCATCAACTGCCTGTTTTGCTTGGTCCAGAGTACAATTTAGTTTTTGAACAATCGCGTCGTACAAAGATTCACCGCAAATCTTCTCAAGAAGAAGTTTGCAATGTTTCCATTCAGCCTTGGTGGCACCAATACACTCCTTAAACAAAGGCCATGTGGTGCGTTCAAGAATGAGCGTGCGAATAACCTCGTTTGTATTTCCTATTGAAACGTATCCAGAAGGCTCTCCCGCCTGAAGTGTTTTTAGAAATCTTAGGTTACGATCATCCCAATTATAGATATCCCCGGAGGAAATTGTGTAGCTTGGCAGGGAATAGACAGTTTCCGAAAGTTTTGCACATCGATCCGAAATGTTGAACTCATTTGCACGACACAGTACGCCTGCGAACTGCCCCCATTTAGGTTCATAGCAAAAAAGTGTATCGCAAAAGTAAGCTTGTGTACGAGCAGTTCCATTCTGAAGTTGTTCAACCACTTCGTCTAAAGACTTTGCCATAAGAACTACTACACGTACCGGCGAGTAGTCTTTGACATAGTGCGACTGGACATAGTCAATTGTTGGGTTATCCCTATTAGGAATTGCTGTCCACTCCCAAATACCGACCGTTCCAAGCGCAGTAGGCCCATCGTTGCGGTACAGTCTATCTCTGTTTTCAAAATAGTTATCCGTCCGTTCTGACTTGAATGGTGTATGTAAAATATCATCTTCCACATCTGCTAAACGGTTCAGCCATATACGCCCTTCGTAATCTACAGTAATGTAGCACAGTGATGTGAAGGAAACTTCATTGTCAATCATCATTATCCCTCCCAGGATTATTTTGAATGGTTTTCCTGAGCAAATTTAAAGCTGTACGTGAAATTTCGCCTCGCCGCAAAGCCATGCAGAGCCATTTTTGCGTTTGGGGATATTTCGAGAATTTACTGACAAAACTTCCAACTGCATGCGTTACAGGAATCATCGGGCCAGAGCAAGAACTCAATTTTTTGACAAGTACAGCATCCAGCAACATAACATCCATGTTGACGGTTTCCTGCTCAAAACGAATGGAGCGAATGTAGTCGCAGCCTTGATAAAAATGTATCTCTGTGCCAAATGATAGTTCGTCGATTGTTAAATGCTCCTCGCCAGAAAGCTTGTAGATATATTCGGTCTTACCGTTTCTTTGAACCACAGCCTTCCCATCATACGGGCAAGAAACTGATATGCACTTTAATTTAGGAAGTTTTGCATAGCTCTCTTCATTTAGCGTGTTGCCAGAATGGTCAGATATGATTATTGCTGGTAACGGCGCCTTTTTGCGCAGGGGTTGCTTTACCAAATAGGAGAAGCCCAATGCTCCCGATTTTCCGAGTGAAATTAACTGTTCTCTTTCTCGAGTGTAGAGCTTATACAGTTTTCCATCCTGAATACCCAGCACATTCGCTGTTGCGGGATATGATTTCAGTTCGGCATCATCACCACATAAATAGAAGTAGAACTCAGGTGAGTTGTGGTATATAAAATACGGATCATTGATGTATGCCGGCCATATAGGATAGAATTTCGTCGGTTTTTCGGTCAGGAAAATCGCGTATTTTAGGAAAAACTTCGCAGAGTAAGCTGAAAACTTCTTGATACGAATCTTGTACAGATACCAAGTAGTGAAAGGACTCGCTTGATTTCTTGCTACTTCTGTTGCCTCAATATCTGTATGGTAGGAATACAGTGGACATCGTTGTAATAAATAA
The genomic region above belongs to Vescimonas coprocola and contains:
- a CDS encoding coiled-coil domain-containing protein, which translates into the protein MIDNEVSFTSLCYITVDYEGRIWLNRLADVEDDILHTPFKSERTDNYFENRDRLYRNDGPTALGTVGIWEWTAIPNRDNPTIDYVQSHYVKDYSPVRVVVLMAKSLDEVVEQLQNGTARTQAYFCDTLFCYEPKWGQFAGVLCRANEFNISDRCAKLSETVYSLPSYTISSGDIYNWDDRNLRFLKTLQAGEPSGYVSIGNTNEVIRTLILERTTWPLFKECIGATKAEWKHCKLLLEKICGESLYDAIVQKLNCTLDQAKQAVDDFVNRADVLIKVGDIDVNVLAEIAKNHDELRELCEKAVSVEWHNSHAAEIAKAEAEVSEMEETISIAKKQHSKILAEIATKQGELDQLLAEIAQYESIGKETLVAVRQKIADAQKDMAGFIADISVFLPQSNATLPYGNPPASWQYSGTSGQYSDEDIELAESWRNEYDAIYQNLSCALGIEPDFCSMLTAFLYATHINNVPTLIAGPGGQDIAEVLSISMYANGAGQLTLGDECDLSIVERISEADDSIVSVQNMFGKGWTDALPQKFTRLKKQIIWTHPYVEDMLIEPKGLYNYMLPVLSECFIGSLPALETWPSKRTEKFQPYVSEEKQSLRISAFKRLGLSKLLLGQLTRVLSDAKCILENPAKDKDLELLFGVLPLCVLTGRLDVLKDVIEGESGISSSVKAEVARYIEEE